The following proteins are encoded in a genomic region of Synechococcus sp. CBW1002:
- a CDS encoding EAL domain-containing protein, which translates to MTHPVISRQRHECLDILATMSLLRRHRIRHLPIVDERNQPAGIVTISSLNRVLKETFFLRFRQAVEVMSTAVVTVRAQDTLRHAIQTMALRGISCVVVTEPITGRRGPSRERPIGILTERDILQMRRLDLALGTTRVEEVMSTPLSCIHPADDLAAVRDRMQKLRIRRMVVANDAGELVGLITESNLMQSIDPVDLYGVYEILQRQVNILREGQFQLLSRQRFDLSRALANREFKLVYQPLLNLSQGKIQSAEALIRWTSPQHGTVPPCDFIPLAEHSGFIVELGDWILETACQQIHQWLMEGGQPIQIAVNVTAHQLLEPQFVAKLLGIVERAGIPPALLKLELTESVLVENTMATAHCFQELQKQGIQIAIDDFGTGYASLSYLQHFSFDTLKVDQSFVRGIQSNPKAQVIVHSVLDMAEKMGFKTVAEGVEYPEELQWLRDAGCQVIQGYLIGKPLPPEQWEPEWLSGAVLPLIGAATASDGRGDRQVPAPGR; encoded by the coding sequence ATGACCCATCCGGTGATCAGCAGGCAGCGGCATGAATGCCTCGACATCCTGGCGACCATGAGCCTGCTGCGCCGGCACCGGATCCGCCACCTGCCGATCGTCGACGAGCGGAACCAACCGGCAGGCATCGTCACCATCAGTAGCCTGAATCGTGTTCTGAAGGAAACCTTTTTCCTGCGTTTTCGACAGGCTGTTGAGGTGATGAGCACCGCCGTTGTGACGGTGCGTGCCCAAGACACGCTGCGCCATGCCATTCAGACGATGGCGCTGCGGGGCATCAGCTGCGTTGTAGTGACGGAACCGATCACTGGTCGACGTGGCCCCAGCCGTGAACGTCCGATCGGCATTCTCACCGAACGCGACATCCTCCAGATGCGCCGGCTTGACCTCGCCCTCGGCACGACGCGGGTGGAGGAGGTGATGAGCACGCCTCTGTCCTGTATTCACCCCGCCGACGACCTGGCCGCCGTGCGGGATCGGATGCAGAAACTTCGTATCAGGCGAATGGTGGTGGCCAATGATGCCGGCGAACTGGTGGGACTGATCACCGAGAGCAATCTGATGCAGAGCATCGATCCCGTGGATCTCTATGGCGTCTACGAGATTCTGCAGCGGCAGGTGAACATCCTCCGTGAGGGGCAGTTCCAGCTGCTGAGTCGACAACGCTTTGACCTCTCCCGTGCGCTGGCCAACAGAGAGTTCAAGCTGGTGTATCAGCCGCTGCTGAATCTGAGCCAGGGAAAGATCCAATCAGCCGAGGCCCTGATCCGCTGGACATCACCCCAGCACGGCACAGTTCCCCCCTGCGATTTCATCCCCCTGGCGGAGCATTCGGGCTTCATCGTGGAGCTGGGCGACTGGATTCTCGAAACCGCCTGTCAACAGATCCACCAGTGGCTGATGGAAGGCGGACAGCCGATCCAGATCGCCGTGAACGTGACGGCCCACCAACTTCTGGAACCTCAGTTCGTGGCCAAGCTGCTGGGCATCGTGGAGCGTGCTGGCATCCCCCCGGCCCTGTTGAAGCTGGAACTCACCGAAAGCGTGCTGGTGGAGAACACCATGGCAACGGCCCACTGCTTCCAGGAACTCCAGAAGCAAGGCATCCAGATCGCGATCGACGACTTCGGCACCGGCTACGCTTCACTCTCCTATTTACAGCACTTCAGCTTCGATACGTTGAAGGTGGATCAGAGTTTCGTGCGCGGTATTCAAAGCAACCCGAAGGCCCAGGTGATTGTGCATTCCGTGCTCGACATGGCAGAAAAGATGGGGTTTAAAACCGTTGCCGAGGGCGTGGAATATCCTGAGGAGTTACAGTGGCTGCGTGATGCCGGCTGTCAGGTGATTCAGGGCTATCTGATCGGCAAACCCTTGCCGCCCGAACAGTGGGAGCCCGAGTGGCTGTCTGGTGCTGTCCTGCCTCTGATCGGCGCCGCGACCGCATCAGATGGTCGTGGGGATCGTCAAGTACCCGCGCCAGGCCGATGA
- a CDS encoding CBS domain-containing protein has product MANDQELPPPVLPEHEGAILPVPPTLPTTASLEAALEAMRSSLREASNPSTEEEQLTGNCVLVLEGEQLVGILTERDAVRWALSDLPPPPDSVGGGDDPSGDQQAAA; this is encoded by the coding sequence ATGGCCAACGACCAAGAGCTGCCTCCTCCGGTGCTGCCTGAGCATGAGGGCGCGATTCTGCCGGTTCCCCCCACCCTGCCCACCACGGCGAGTCTGGAGGCGGCCCTGGAAGCGATGCGTTCCAGCCTTCGAGAGGCCAGCAACCCCTCAACAGAAGAGGAACAACTCACCGGCAACTGCGTACTGGTGCTGGAAGGGGAGCAACTGGTCGGGATCCTCACCGAACGGGATGCGGTGCGGTGGGCGTTGAGCGACCTGCCCCCCCCACCAGATTCTGTTGGGGGCGGTGATGACCCATCCGGTGATCAGCAGGCAGCGGCATGA
- a CDS encoding STAS domain-containing protein has product MAELHILRPKGFINADTGADLRDRIHSLTVGDPRSVLIDCGAITFMDSSGFSCLITALKRLRRQGRELFLCSLNSQLRVILETTGTIQVFRIFPSSADCLLYLEQQNQVDGERSSPAS; this is encoded by the coding sequence ATGGCTGAACTGCACATCCTTCGGCCGAAGGGCTTCATCAACGCCGATACCGGCGCCGATCTACGCGACCGTATTCACAGCCTCACAGTGGGCGATCCCCGCTCTGTGCTGATCGACTGCGGCGCCATCACCTTCATGGACAGCAGCGGCTTCTCCTGCCTGATCACCGCACTCAAGAGGCTGCGCCGGCAGGGGCGGGAGCTGTTCCTCTGCAGCCTCAACAGCCAGTTGCGGGTGATTCTGGAGACCACCGGCACCATCCAGGTGTTCCGGATCTTTCCCAGCAGTGCTGACTGCCTGCTTTATCTCGAGCAGCAGAACCAGGTGGATGGCGAGCGGTCGTCGCCTGCCAGTTGA
- a CDS encoding response regulator transcription factor produces MALCTNTAPFPLFPLTPAEQRVLQQLRSGCSNKGIAAVLVVSPRTVESHISNLLAKTGCRNRTQLLLWALGER; encoded by the coding sequence ATGGCTCTCTGCACCAACACCGCTCCATTCCCCCTGTTTCCGCTCACTCCAGCGGAACAGCGGGTGCTGCAACAGCTGCGCAGTGGCTGCAGCAACAAGGGCATCGCCGCTGTACTGGTGGTGAGTCCGCGCACTGTCGAGAGCCACATCTCGAACCTGCTGGCCAAGACCGGTTGCCGCAACCGCACCCAACTGCTCCTGTGGGCGCTGGGGGAGCGATAA
- the minE gene encoding cell division topological specificity factor MinE — protein MTLRDFINRLLGRQPASATMAKQRLQLVLAHDRSDLNPELLEKMRSEILEVVSRYVEIDVEGGDVSLETEDRVTALVANLPIKRARSIPLAAVAEPAEG, from the coding sequence ATGACCCTGCGCGATTTCATCAACCGACTGCTGGGTCGTCAGCCCGCCAGCGCCACCATGGCCAAGCAGCGGCTGCAGCTGGTGCTCGCCCATGACCGCAGCGACCTCAACCCGGAGCTGCTCGAGAAGATGCGGAGCGAAATTCTTGAAGTGGTGTCCCGCTACGTGGAGATCGACGTGGAAGGGGGCGATGTCAGCCTTGAAACGGAGGACCGCGTCACAGCCCTGGTGGCCAACCTGCCGATCAAGCGGGCCCGTTCCATCCCCCTGGCCGCCGTTGCTGAGCCGGCGGAAGGCTGA
- the minD gene encoding septum site-determining protein MinD — MTAAPTRIILICSGKGGVGKTTLTANLGIALARQGSRTAVLDADFGLRNLDLLLGLENRIVYTAQEVLAETCRLEQALVKHKQEPNLALLPAGNPRMLEWLTPEDMQRIVALLAERFDIVLIDCPAGIEDGFRNAAAAAREAIVVTTPEVSAVRDADRVIGLLNTQGIEPIQLVLNRVRPKMMLNQEMLAVSDVTDILALPLLGLVLEDEQVIVSTNRGEPLTLNGNGSPAAKAYHNIARRLRGETVPLIDPAKEGQGLRAKLGRLMQTRIF; from the coding sequence GTGACCGCCGCCCCGACGCGCATCATCCTGATCTGCTCTGGAAAAGGCGGAGTGGGCAAGACGACCCTCACCGCCAACCTGGGCATCGCCCTGGCCCGCCAGGGCTCCCGCACCGCTGTGCTCGACGCCGATTTCGGCCTGCGCAACCTCGATCTCCTGCTGGGGCTTGAGAACCGGATCGTCTACACAGCCCAGGAGGTGCTCGCCGAGACCTGCCGCCTGGAGCAGGCGCTGGTGAAGCACAAGCAGGAACCCAACCTGGCTCTTCTGCCGGCGGGCAACCCGCGGATGCTGGAGTGGCTCACCCCGGAGGACATGCAGCGGATCGTCGCCCTGCTGGCCGAGCGCTTCGACATCGTGCTGATCGACTGCCCCGCCGGCATCGAAGATGGCTTCCGCAATGCCGCCGCCGCGGCCCGCGAGGCGATTGTGGTGACCACCCCGGAGGTGTCCGCCGTGCGGGATGCCGACCGGGTGATCGGGCTGCTCAACACCCAGGGGATTGAGCCGATCCAGCTGGTGCTCAACCGGGTGCGGCCCAAGATGATGCTCAACCAGGAGATGCTGGCGGTGAGCGATGTCACCGACATCCTGGCCCTGCCGCTGCTGGGGCTGGTTCTGGAGGACGAGCAGGTGATCGTCTCCACCAACCGGGGCGAGCCGCTCACCCTGAACGGCAACGGCTCACCGGCCGCCAAGGCTTACCACAACATCGCCCGGCGGCTGCGGGGCGAGACCGTCCCCCTGATCGATCCGGCCAAGGAGGGACAAGGCCTGCGGGCCAAGCTCGGCCGACTCATGCAGACCCGGATTTTCTGA
- a CDS encoding phosphatidylserine/phosphatidylglycerophosphate/cardiolipin synthase family protein: MAESIAASPPVTIRSHQHLIVMPDDGADAVVALIDQARSELRLKQFKLQSEAVEQALLRAHQRGVQVRVMLNPHTSGGDRWNDETYARLQSWGIAVAWTSEAFPVTHEKSLVVDRDCALIATFNLSDKYFTQTRDYGVVTYAAPVIEQVIAGFEADWNRTFFQPDLSVGLVWSSMHSRGQMARIVDEARRTLWIQHPKFVDAVILERILSARERGVKVRVLCGGKHGISDWDIYDTFSSLRVMRRFGVKVRRQRHLKLHAKLILVDGAFAQTGSMNIDRSAFDLRRELGIESDAPAVVKRLKATFEADWEQACKYDAPDPLDPSLHEAGELPPDPHFVHD; encoded by the coding sequence GTGGCCGAATCGATAGCCGCATCGCCGCCGGTGACGATCCGCAGCCATCAGCACCTGATCGTGATGCCGGACGACGGGGCCGATGCGGTGGTGGCGCTGATCGACCAGGCCCGTTCGGAGCTGCGTCTCAAGCAGTTCAAGCTTCAGTCCGAGGCGGTGGAGCAGGCCCTGTTGCGGGCGCACCAGCGGGGCGTCCAGGTGCGGGTGATGCTCAACCCCCACACCTCCGGCGGCGACCGCTGGAACGATGAGACCTATGCCCGCCTTCAGAGCTGGGGGATTGCCGTGGCCTGGACCAGTGAGGCCTTTCCGGTGACCCATGAGAAGTCGCTGGTGGTGGATCGCGACTGTGCCCTGATCGCCACCTTCAACCTGTCGGATAAATATTTCACCCAGACCCGCGACTATGGCGTGGTCACCTACGCGGCCCCAGTGATCGAGCAGGTGATCGCTGGTTTCGAGGCCGACTGGAACCGCACCTTCTTCCAGCCCGATCTCTCCGTGGGCCTGGTGTGGAGCAGCATGCACAGCCGAGGTCAGATGGCCCGCATCGTTGACGAGGCCCGTCGCACCCTCTGGATCCAGCATCCCAAGTTCGTGGATGCGGTGATCCTGGAGCGCATCCTGTCGGCGCGGGAGCGGGGTGTGAAGGTGCGGGTGCTGTGCGGCGGCAAGCACGGCATCAGCGACTGGGATATCTACGACACCTTCTCCTCCTTGCGGGTGATGCGGCGCTTCGGGGTGAAGGTGCGCCGGCAGAGGCACCTCAAGCTGCACGCCAAGCTGATCCTGGTGGATGGGGCCTTTGCCCAGACCGGCTCCATGAATATCGACCGCAGCGCCTTTGATCTGCGGCGTGAACTCGGCATCGAGAGCGATGCCCCCGCGGTGGTGAAGCGCCTCAAGGCCACCTTTGAGGCCGACTGGGAGCAGGCCTGTAAATACGACGCTCCAGACCCGCTGGATCCGAGCCTGCATGAGGCGGGTGAGCTGCCGCCCGACCCCCACTTCGTGCACGACTGA
- a CDS encoding chromate transporter has product MPLPAQDPADEDLSLAPPPGLRALFSGMLQVALSSFGGGLSAWSQRIVVEQRRWMSNEAFITGLTVARLFPGPNQINMAIYIGTRFRGLPGALVALAGMLLVPFSLLMLVGLAYFQLHGLPAVDRVLAGVVAAAAGMALSMGFKILHTYLGDRMALLLAAVTFLALTLGHLRLVPVVLVLGPLAMAWYWPRPGATPSGPS; this is encoded by the coding sequence ATGCCCCTCCCTGCTCAGGATCCCGCTGACGAGGATCTCTCCCTGGCCCCGCCTCCCGGGCTTCGGGCCCTGTTCAGCGGCATGCTCCAGGTCGCCCTCTCCTCCTTCGGCGGTGGCCTGTCGGCCTGGAGCCAGCGGATCGTGGTGGAACAGCGCCGCTGGATGAGCAACGAGGCCTTCATCACCGGGCTCACGGTGGCCCGTCTGTTTCCGGGGCCGAATCAGATCAACATGGCCATCTACATCGGCACCAGGTTTCGCGGCCTGCCCGGCGCTCTGGTGGCCCTGGCCGGCATGCTGCTGGTGCCCTTCAGTCTGCTGATGCTGGTGGGGCTGGCCTATTTCCAGCTGCATGGGCTGCCGGCGGTGGATCGGGTGCTTGCCGGCGTGGTGGCCGCCGCCGCCGGCATGGCCCTGTCGATGGGGTTCAAGATCCTGCACACCTATCTGGGCGACCGCATGGCCCTGCTGCTGGCGGCCGTCACCTTCCTGGCCCTGACCCTGGGGCATCTGCGCCTCGTGCCGGTGGTGCTGGTGCTGGGTCCTCTGGCGATGGCCTGGTACTGGCCCCGCCCAGGCGCAACCCCATCGGGCCCTTCCTGA
- a CDS encoding chromate transporter, whose product MPPQIWLSPSTRLLAAAQACTPASLSDLGSLLRVIGEFLSLSLFSLGGGNTLLAEYHHLSVEQFCWLTNAQFADLYALAEAAPGPSSMIVGLLGLGAAQREGPFWALLSAYGAECAILLPSTLLMVLACLGWQRFRDSPWRVSFERGLGPITLGILFAVGLKILHTADNNPPGVVVSVVVCVLMLRTRISPLWFMAVAGVLGGFGLINR is encoded by the coding sequence ATGCCGCCTCAGATCTGGCTGTCCCCATCGACCCGGCTTCTGGCCGCGGCTCAGGCCTGCACTCCCGCGTCCCTTTCGGATCTGGGCAGCCTGCTGCGCGTGATCGGGGAGTTTCTGTCGTTGTCGCTGTTTTCCCTGGGGGGCGGCAACACGCTGCTGGCTGAATACCACCATCTCAGCGTCGAGCAGTTCTGCTGGCTCACCAATGCCCAGTTCGCCGATCTCTACGCCCTGGCCGAGGCGGCTCCTGGACCCAGCTCCATGATTGTGGGCCTGCTTGGCCTGGGGGCGGCTCAGCGTGAGGGTCCCTTCTGGGCGTTGCTTTCGGCCTACGGAGCCGAATGCGCCATCCTGCTGCCCTCCACCCTGCTGATGGTGCTGGCCTGCCTGGGTTGGCAGCGCTTCCGCGACTCCCCCTGGCGGGTGTCCTTTGAGCGGGGTCTGGGGCCGATCACCCTCGGCATCCTGTTCGCGGTGGGCCTGAAGATCCTCCACACCGCCGATAACAACCCCCCCGGGGTTGTGGTGTCTGTGGTGGTGTGTGTGCTGATGCTGCGCACTCGGATCTCCCCCCTGTGGTTCATGGCGGTGGCCGGGGTGCTGGGCGGCTTCGGGCTGATCAACCGCTGA
- a CDS encoding septum site-determining protein MinC: MAAVFLAEAPGQPHRLVLNTTPDGADGVEEVRYALGASPPPGWVELEALDLNLNLPQLRAIQELLDTAGHGLLRVISRSDDTLVAAAALGVESGCPPPLRNAEPGAGPGESPASAAASTTGPELEFLIHRGTLRSGDHLQAPGSVLLLGDVNPGARISAAGDVLVWGRLRGVAHAGCQGDDRARIVALQLRPLQLRIAAAVARGPAEPPPPGLAEEARLMDGTIRIDPAGPQLLRPGGRLSAAERFSG; encoded by the coding sequence ATGGCAGCGGTGTTCCTGGCGGAGGCTCCGGGCCAGCCCCACCGGCTGGTGCTGAACACCACGCCCGATGGGGCCGACGGAGTCGAAGAGGTGCGCTATGCCCTCGGGGCCTCACCCCCACCGGGCTGGGTGGAACTGGAAGCCCTGGATCTCAACCTCAACCTGCCGCAGCTGCGGGCCATCCAGGAGCTGCTGGACACGGCCGGACATGGCCTGCTGCGGGTCATCAGCCGCAGCGACGACACCCTGGTGGCCGCGGCCGCCCTCGGCGTCGAGAGCGGTTGTCCACCGCCACTGCGGAACGCTGAGCCCGGAGCCGGTCCAGGCGAGAGCCCTGCCTCAGCCGCGGCTTCCACAACCGGCCCGGAGCTCGAATTCCTGATCCATCGGGGCACCCTGCGCTCCGGGGATCATCTGCAGGCCCCCGGCTCGGTGCTGCTGCTGGGGGACGTGAACCCCGGAGCCCGGATCAGTGCCGCCGGCGACGTGCTGGTCTGGGGCCGGCTGCGGGGCGTGGCCCATGCCGGCTGCCAGGGCGATGACCGGGCCCGGATCGTGGCCCTGCAGCTGCGCCCCCTGCAATTGCGCATCGCCGCGGCCGTGGCCCGTGGCCCAGCGGAGCCGCCACCGCCTGGCCTGGCGGAGGAAGCCCGGTTGATGGACGGAACGATCCGGATCGATCCCGCCGGCCCCCAGCTGCTGCGGCCCGGGGGGAGACTGAGCGCAGCCGAGCGGTTCAGCGGTTGA
- a CDS encoding HD domain-containing protein: protein MGQRTYHDPLHGAIQLDRQDPAEALAIDLIDTAPFQRLRRIRQLGPAFLTFHGAESSRFTHSLGVLHLARLALQRLIRHDPSLEEHKPVLFAAALLHDLGHAPLSHTGEDMFGLRHERWSARLVRNHPDLRQRLDAEGAGTADAVADLLEHGRYPRQAIRALVSSQLDCDRLDYLVRDSYSAGIRYGQLDLERILAALTLAPDGNLALHPKGLMAVEHYLVVRQLMYRSVYNHRLNVVCNWLLSQVIAVARRLGPGQVFSDMVMSRWLWHSDALDLETYLANDDLRSGYHLLRWREEGPEELREPCARLLDRRLLKATDVSDLASTQRLELLAEVQGMARRQQLVAELCCGLQQSQNRGYHPYKGGLRLWDGERLEALETRSPLVRSLIQPVEQAWLIHPAEVREPLQQRLAELHT, encoded by the coding sequence ATCGGCCAGCGCACCTATCACGATCCCCTGCATGGGGCCATCCAGCTCGATCGGCAGGATCCGGCCGAAGCCCTGGCGATCGACCTGATCGACACCGCACCGTTCCAGCGGCTGCGCCGGATCCGCCAGCTTGGGCCGGCGTTCCTCACCTTTCACGGCGCCGAATCCAGCCGCTTCACCCACTCCCTCGGAGTGCTGCATCTGGCCCGCCTGGCCCTGCAGCGGCTGATCCGCCACGATCCCTCCCTGGAGGAGCACAAGCCCGTGCTCTTTGCCGCGGCCCTGCTCCACGACCTGGGGCACGCCCCCTTGAGCCACACCGGCGAGGACATGTTCGGGCTGCGCCACGAGCGCTGGTCTGCACGGCTGGTGCGGAATCACCCGGATCTGCGGCAGCGCCTCGATGCGGAGGGCGCCGGCACCGCGGATGCGGTGGCGGATCTGCTGGAGCACGGCCGCTATCCCCGCCAGGCGATCCGGGCCCTGGTGAGCAGCCAGCTCGACTGCGATCGCCTCGACTATCTGGTGCGGGACAGCTACAGCGCCGGCATCCGCTACGGCCAGCTCGATCTCGAGCGCATCCTGGCGGCCCTGACGCTCGCGCCCGACGGCAACCTCGCCCTTCACCCCAAGGGGCTGATGGCTGTGGAGCACTACCTGGTGGTGCGCCAGCTGATGTATCGCAGCGTCTACAACCACCGTCTCAACGTGGTGTGCAACTGGCTGCTCAGCCAGGTGATCGCCGTGGCGCGGCGGCTGGGTCCAGGGCAGGTGTTCAGCGACATGGTGATGAGCCGCTGGCTGTGGCACAGCGACGCGCTGGACCTGGAGACCTACCTGGCCAACGACGACCTGCGCAGCGGCTATCACCTGCTGCGCTGGCGGGAAGAGGGGCCCGAGGAACTGAGGGAGCCCTGTGCCCGCCTGCTGGATCGGCGCCTGCTCAAGGCCACCGACGTGAGCGATCTGGCCAGCACCCAGCGGCTGGAGCTGCTGGCCGAGGTGCAGGGGATGGCCCGGCGGCAGCAGCTGGTGGCGGAGCTCTGCTGCGGTCTGCAGCAGAGCCAGAACCGGGGCTATCACCCCTACAAAGGGGGGCTGCGGCTCTGGGATGGCGAACGGCTTGAGGCGCTTGAAACCCGATCGCCCCTGGTGCGAAGCCTGATCCAACCGGTGGAGCAGGCCTGGCTGATCCATCCTGCGGAGGTGCGCGAGCCCCTGCAGCAGCGCCTGGCGGAACTGCACACCTAG
- the ctpZ gene encoding carboxyl-terminal processing protease CtpZ, which produces MSAQRQPPPPNRIPPQSLQRLLRRGLGLTLVLSLLLTPWTTSAALALNDAQQLVVEAWRLVNQSYVDPGRFVPIHWRRLRQKALEQPISSSADAYAAIETMLTPLDDPYTRLLRPAEFSTLQSATQQGTVTGVGLQLGLRAADEQIVVIAPLDGSPAADAHIASGTEVLAVDGIDTAELGLDLTATRLRGPSGSTVLVQLRDPQGQEREVELERRQVDLRPVRSKRLRQGNLTLGYLRITQFSEPVPELVQQAIADLTGKDIEGLILDLRNNSGGLVSAGLAVADDLLNGSVIVETEDRGGIGDRQQAHLGVLYDGPMLTLVNGGTASASEILAGALQDQERSRLVGSRTFGKGLIQTLIPLGDGSGLAVTVARYLTPDGRDIQNQGIRPDLELGAPEPLDPGGEDDTWLEEAQRLLTHQIQQAQAPTQTQ; this is translated from the coding sequence TGCTGAGCCTGCTGCTGACGCCCTGGACAACTTCGGCGGCACTGGCCCTGAACGACGCCCAGCAACTGGTGGTGGAAGCGTGGCGGCTGGTGAACCAGAGCTACGTGGACCCCGGTCGCTTCGTGCCGATTCACTGGCGACGGCTGCGCCAGAAGGCCCTGGAACAGCCGATCAGCAGCTCGGCGGACGCCTACGCGGCGATCGAAACGATGCTGACCCCCCTCGACGACCCCTACACCCGGCTGCTGCGACCCGCCGAATTCAGCACCCTGCAATCCGCCACCCAGCAGGGCACCGTGACCGGCGTGGGCCTGCAGCTTGGCCTGCGTGCCGCCGACGAGCAGATCGTCGTGATCGCCCCGCTGGATGGCTCTCCGGCCGCCGATGCCCACATCGCCAGCGGTACGGAAGTGCTGGCCGTGGATGGCATCGACACCGCTGAACTGGGACTCGATCTGACCGCAACCCGGCTGCGGGGCCCCTCCGGCAGCACCGTTCTGGTGCAGCTTCGGGACCCGCAGGGTCAGGAGCGGGAGGTGGAACTGGAGCGGCGCCAGGTGGACCTGCGGCCCGTGCGCAGCAAACGGCTGCGCCAGGGCAACCTCACCCTCGGCTACCTGCGCATCACCCAGTTCAGTGAACCGGTGCCGGAACTGGTGCAGCAGGCGATCGCCGACCTGACAGGCAAGGACATCGAAGGCCTGATCCTCGATCTGCGCAACAACTCCGGCGGCCTTGTGAGCGCCGGGCTCGCCGTGGCCGACGACCTGCTCAATGGGTCGGTGATCGTGGAGACCGAAGACCGCGGCGGCATCGGGGACCGGCAGCAGGCCCATCTCGGCGTGCTCTACGACGGGCCCATGCTCACCCTGGTGAACGGCGGTACGGCCAGTGCCAGCGAGATCCTGGCCGGCGCCCTGCAGGACCAGGAGCGCAGCCGGCTGGTGGGCAGCCGCACCTTCGGAAAGGGCCTGATCCAGACCCTGATTCCCCTGGGAGACGGCAGTGGTCTGGCGGTGACGGTGGCCCGCTACCTCACACCGGATGGTCGCGACATCCAGAACCAGGGCATTCGGCCTGATCTGGAGCTAGGGGCGCCGGAACCGCTCGATCCGGGGGGTGAGGACGACACCTGGCTGGAAGAGGCCCAGCGGCTGCTGACCCACCAGATCCAGCAGGCACAAGCGCCGACCCAGACCCAGTGA